The Denticeps clupeoides chromosome 16, fDenClu1.1, whole genome shotgun sequence DNA segment CACTTAAGTAACCCCacaagtttttttattcaaccaTGGCATATCGTAGCACCAAATGTAAACAGAAAGAGCAACCGCATTCTGCCGGAAGCTTGTGCAAAGACAGCTGGACATTGTGAGTCTTCAGTGAGATTAATTGATGGCTTGAGATATTTATGAGACTCTTCTTTCAGACAGGGaggcagggggcagtggtggcctagtggttaaggaagcggccccgtaatcagaaggttgccggttcgaatcccgatccgccaaggtaccactgaggtgccactgagcaaagcaccgtccccacacactgctccccgggcgccggtcatggctgcccactgctcactcagggtgatgggttaaaagcagaggacaaatttcactgtgtgcaccgtgtgctgtgctgctgtgtatcacatgtgacaatcacttcactttaaaggaAACCTTCTGACGGTTTAGAACACAGAATGAGTGTTAAATACAATCAAATGCATACAAAGTATGTCCGTACAGTTGAACACTTTTTAATATACTCttgataagaaaaaaacattaaaatataaaccAAAATGTGTACTTCAcataattacattacataacatttCTCTTATGCATTCTGATCGTTCACGTTGAACATTATAAAATGTGTATCAGACAATGCCTTTTTCTTCTGTTGGGAGGGATGAAGGATCCAGACCACACTGTTTCATCTGCACAGCGATGTCAAACAGGTAATCGTAGCATTCACACCTAGGCAGGACAAAAGGcatgacatttttaattccTTCAGATATGCCCTTTCACGCGCCAGATTCAGACCTTCGGTTTACTGTGAGCTTCAAAAGCCCAACTAAATCATAGTAAAGACACTATACTGAACAAGAACTGATGAATATCTGACTAATACCACATCTTACATTGTTTTAGCTTTTTCCCAGGATTCTCCCCATACGTAGACACCATGTCGACGGACCAGCACTGCACACGAGTCTGGATACTGGTTCATAGCAGAAGCCATGCGCTCCTTCAAGTCTCGCTCCTCGGGAGTATTCTCCACAATAGGAACCACCAGAGTTTCATCATACCtttgaacacaaaatgaaattgttACGCACGCTCTCACTCATCTTAcgaaagacattttaaaaatttctttgtaatgaaatattcaaatggtcTATTCCCAAAACAGAATAAGCCATCCAACCTGTAGTTGGTCCCAGAGTTTCCTTTACGAATGCCCTTGATCATTTCTTGATGAGTGATACGAAATTCCTTGCCCGGAAACAGCAGTGTTGCCATAACAGCCGCTTTCGAATGAGTATGAATGACGGCCTGCGCCGCTGcacaggaagagaaaaaaataaaaaaataaaaaaggcagacAAGCAAGCTGTATTCAAAATGCCTTAATAGGGATGAGGCTATATTCCCCTTATAGTAATGGTTTGAAAAAATATTCCTCAAATTTCATTAATTATGGTCAGTATAATTACACTAGAATTACTAGATGATATAACAGATATCTTACATTTGTGAAAATATGTCAGTGTGTCACTTTCAACGATTACTTACATCTCATGGTGTATGCATTCATGAACAAAGGAGTGCACTGGCTTTTCTTCAGCTTCTTCCAGGGGGGCGGACAGCTGATGTCTTTCTCCTCCATATCACAAACAAAGATGTCTTCTGGCTGGAGGGAGCAGTCAGTCATAGTTCTGTGGTTCTGCGAAATCCCGTTCGTTCGCCCCAATTCATGTGTGGCCCTCTGATTCACTGAATCATTCTGATGTGCACGCACATTTCTATAAACCATTACACTGCAGTATGACGGAGAAGCTGTTCGTGCGTGCTGGAGGGTTGGAAATAGATAAATAACGCGGGCATGGGCACCACGCACGCAACCCTGTCAAAAACTTACGTGTATTCTCTCCTTTTGCACTCCAGAAGGGGCTATGTAGATCTTGTCTCTGTGTACGACaggtgttaaaataaaaatgagatgaTACGGCATGAGCTCAGTCTTACTAAtggctgtaaataaaaaaagatccatTAAGAGAACAAGAGAGGATGACACATTTACTAGGAGGGGCAGGGGGTGTATGAAGTGACAGGTTAGGAATATTGGTCCATAGGGTGCCTTTAGCAGCCACGGCTTACGCTACATGTGGCATGATGTCCGGAGGAGGAGTCAAAAAGAGAGACCCAAAATATATCAAAAAAGTGCTcttcctttatttctttttccctttttccccccaaaagtGATAGAAAAACGGGCAAATATAAGGTATTTGgtacaggtaaaaaaaaaaaaaaaaaaactgaagcgtGCTACAACTCTACACgaaaagaacaaaaatcacCGACAACGCAagacatagaaaaaaaattggggTCAGGCTAAACTAAATGGTCCGGCACCAATACTTATGTTTTTGTCCACCTGTAGCCCCTCCTCCTGCATCAAACCAACACTCCccaaacacaatatacaaattaaaCCTTCAACATTCTTAAtcaaagaaaacagaaatggTATCCCCCATATTCCCAATCAACTCCTAACCAAAACACCTAAACGTGACAACCAAAGAGTAACAAGCAGCCAAGGTTTTATCATGCCGGCAGAGGTTTTATCATGCCGGCATAATTGAGAAGCACTGCCTTAAACCCACAGTAGTCACAGTAGTACAACTTTTGAAACCCTGCACCTTTTTTGCCTTCAGTTTTATCATTCACTCAATTTACTTacatatacagtagaggccaaaagtttggacacaccttctcattcattgtgttttctttattttcatgaccatttacattggtagattctcactgaaggcatcaaaacatgaatgaacacatgtggagttatgtacttaacaaaaaaaggtgaaataactgaaaacatgttttatattctagtttcttcaaaatagccgtcctttgctctgattactgctttgcacactcttggcattctctcgatgagcttcaagaggttgtcacctgaaatggagttcccagaggtgtttagcacttgttggcccctttgccttcactctgcggtccagctcacccaaaaaatctcgactgggttcaggtccggtgactgtggaggccaggtctctccacatgtgctcattcatagttttgataccttcagtgagaatataccaatgaaatggtcatgaaaataaagatcaTTATGATGATAATGAAAAGAAGGATTAAACACTGAGCTGTACTGAGAAATAATTGTGTTTTGCAGACCCAAACAGACTTGCATGTTCTATGACCATAACACATGGCCATGAATTTGAAGCCagacaattttaataatttgccCTGACCCACACCTGAAATAATAGCCCAGGTTATTTAGCACTTCCCCATCCTctctcatttacagcatatcAGACGGACTCattcagacttacaatcagtagttacagggaaagttgctccccctggacacaatggtagtaagtgggatttgaacctgggtcttctggttcataggcgagtctgtttcccactaggctactaccaccctctctcTCAGCTGAAGCGTACAAAACAGCCCTGATCCTGACCACTTGTTTCATCGTTCTATTCTCAACCCCAGTTTCTTACAAAATAAGAGCGTCACGCCGTAATGCCCTAAAACACATCCAcgtgtatttacattttcagcatttggcagatgctcttttccagagcccactgctcaccaagggtgatggttaaaatcacaGCCCTCTCAGGTAGGAGGGTGCTGCTGACCATTCCCTTGCTTTGTAGGTgcacatcagtattttgaacctcaTGCGGGCAGCAACGGGAAGCCAGtgaattatagattttttttttttttgcatattgcaTCTCACCCATGTTTCAGGCTTATTCCTCCCCCTGTGCCAGTAACCCATCCGAGTTGATAAAACACCTTGCACAGCTCCGGGATCAGTACTCGCGGGTGTTCTTTATTCTGCAGAGAAGACGCAACGCAAATGTAATGCGAACTTTTACATGCAACGTGCAAAGACAACACGTGACCGCGTTGTAAACATTGCACCGGGCTTTTTTAAAAGTCGCCTGTCAAGGTACCTCTGGCTCGCAAGGCTGTAAATCCCCGTTGTCTGCGGCCGACATTGTTAAGGTGACAGGCTGACTGTGTTCCGGTAAACAGCGTTGCAGAACGGACGAAAAAGCACCAGCATTAGCACATAGCGCGAACCGCCGAACGCGGACCCATTTAGACGTCTTTACTTCGCCTGACGGTTTTGCACATAAAACTTTAGACATGGCTGCGTTATAAAAATACTAACTAAGAGAATGAACAAGTTAAGGTCGATTGGAACCTTTTACAAATGAGAAAATAAACGAATTTGTTAATTTTGTCGCTACTTCTAAAGGTTTGAAACGCAGTGCTCCTGAAAGTCGaccaatatataaaaaagacacatttcattttaaatgaaagattCATTTAatcaggaaaataaataatttgggTCAGGTAGTATATTGGGCACCTTCGTAAAAAACAGGTCTGCATAGAAAACCTACCGCTTGCGTTTTTAATAACGCTTTAATGCCATGTTACACAATCAAGCAAATTCG contains these protein-coding regions:
- the apip gene encoding methylthioribulose-1-phosphate dehydratase isoform X1, which gives rise to MSAADNGDLQPCEPENKEHPRVLIPELCKVFYQLGWVTGTGGGISLKHGDKIYIAPSGVQKERIHHARTASPSYCSVMVYRNVRAHQNDSVNQRATHELGRTNGISQNHRTMTDCSLQPEDIFVCDMEEKDISCPPPWKKLKKSQCTPLFMNAYTMRSAQAVIHTHSKAAVMATLLFPGKEFRITHQEMIKGIRKGNSGTNYRYDETLVVPIVENTPEERDLKERMASAMNQYPDSCAVLVRRHGVYVWGESWEKAKTMCECYDYLFDIAVQMKQCGLDPSSLPTEEKGIV
- the apip gene encoding methylthioribulose-1-phosphate dehydratase isoform X2; the protein is MSAADNGDLQPCEPENKEHPRVLIPELCKVFYQLGWVTGTGGGISLKHGDKIYIAPSGVQKERIHPEDIFVCDMEEKDISCPPPWKKLKKSQCTPLFMNAYTMRSAQAVIHTHSKAAVMATLLFPGKEFRITHQEMIKGIRKGNSGTNYRYDETLVVPIVENTPEERDLKERMASAMNQYPDSCAVLVRRHGVYVWGESWEKAKTMCECYDYLFDIAVQMKQCGLDPSSLPTEEKGIV